caacaacaaaggcatcaggctcagcaccaaaaccaaaacctacagagctgttgtgctgataaccatgctgtactgttgtgaaacatggacgacgtatcgctgtcacattcaacaacttgagcagtttcaccagagatgcctacgaaagatcctcggcataaagtggcaagacagggtctccaacgtccaggtcctagagaggagtggcctgcccagcatcgaaagcctgctgatccagtgccagctacgctggacaggacacgttgtctgcatgataGACAgaaggatcccgaagatgctaccgtatggccagctgaaggaaggccaccgcgatcttggaagaccctgcaagcgctttaaggacaccttgaagacaaacctcaaagcctgtgacatagacatcgcttcctgggaaactgatgcccttgaccgctctcgctggaggatgctgtgctctagtggcataaagacgtttgaaaacaagagaacgctggccattaaggagaagcgtgagcgaaggaagcagggctcaatttctggagacgttttcccttgcaacacctgtgggaagtgctatgcttccagaatcggcttcttctctcatgaggacacacaccgacaaataagcctgtctgcctagtCATCCGTCGGCCCGACGGGATACTCTGTCACTCAGCTGATCATGGCTGAACACTGACCGCTACCTTCACTGTACTCAGCTGATCATGGCTGAACACTGACCGTTACCTTCACTGTTCTCAGCTGATCATGGCTGAACACTGACCGTTACCTTCACTGTACTCAGCTGATCATGGCTGAACACTGACCGTTACCTTCACTGTTCTCAGCTGATCATGGCTGAACACTGACCGTTACCTTCACAGTACTCAGCTGATCATGGCTGAACACTGACCGTTACCTTCACAGTACTCAGCTGATCATGGCTGAACACTGACCGTTACCTTCACTGTTCTCAGCTCGCCAGGGCTGAACACTGACCGCTAGACCGTTACGTTCACTGCCCTGTGATGACCATGACAGGCTCTGCACTGGGTTCTGGTCGTTTCGCCAGCTGATGACGACTTTCAGGGCGGTCAGCCGTCAGATCAGTGACGTACAGCCAGGAACCCGTGTCtgacaggggtgtggggagagggaggaggggtgaacataataataatgatgactgtattatcatcattattattgttgttgttatgattattgcaATAATTGTTATAATTaccgttgttgttaatgttgttttactcattattattattatgccacTGTCTTATGAAATAGATCAAAGAACTGAAAGACAAAACATGAGTCCATGTAAAGAGAAACCTCGAGACACTGTGGACCggcaagaggaaggagagggtgggggagctgCTTTGGGTCGAGGAAGAGCTTGGTGCAGAAATTTCACAAAGCCAGACAGGAAACTTATTTTAAgtgcaaggttcagagacagagaaagcgccgcggccgactgtggagtgtttgaatctgcgaCCACAGAaatagagtggatctgaagctgattgtAGAGAGCGAAATAGAATGGAGAGGTGATGGCAGTCGCATGAATGCAAGGGATAGATTTTTTGCATTAATAActttgagtgctgatcttgtattttgaTCTATGTAAGACAGGAAGCGATGGATGGACTGCAAGAGAGGAGTGATGAACTCAGATCTTTTCATTCTGAGAACCAGTCCAGGCAGAATTTGCACTAAAGGGAGTGAGTGAACGCATGAAGCTTGCAAATTAGACAAGACAGAGGAATGGAGGCGAGAGAGAATAATAGAAACGACGAGTTCAGATGTTATTGACAGTGTCAGAAAGCGTGTCTGTGAACAGTGAAGGGGTATGACACCACACTGATATCTGACTGGTGTCCCGTGTAAGGCGcttgtgttgttgtctgtctggtgaaacCACCCAATGGTTGTGCGACTTTCAATGATGTCTGTCTAGTGAAACCGCCcaatggttgtgtgactttcagtcATGTGTGTCTGGTGAAACCACTcaatggttgtgtgactttcagtgatgtctgtctagtgaaaccacccaatggttgtgtgactttcagtgacgtctgtctggtgaaaccacccaatggttgtgtgactttcagtgaCGTCTGTCTGTTGAAACCACCCAATGGTTGTGTGAATTTCAGTGATGTCAGTCTGGTGAAACCACCcaatggttgtgtgactttcagtgaGGTCTGTCCGGTGAAACCACCcaatggttgtgtgactttcagtgatgtctgtctggtgaaaccacccaatggttgtgtgactttcagtgatgtctgtctggtgaaaccacccaatggttgtgtgactttcagtgatgtctgtctagTGAAGTGAAACCACCcaatggttgtgtgactttcagtgatgtctgtctggtgaagtgaaaccacccaatggttgtgtgactttcaatgatgtctgtctggtgaaaccactcaatggttgtgtgactttcagtgaCGTCTGTCTGTTGAAACCACCcaatggttgtgtgactttcaatgatgtctgtctggtgaaaccacccagtggttgtgtgactttcagtgatatctgtctggtgaaaccacccaatggttgtgtgactttcagtgatgtctgtctgttgaaaccacccaatggttgtgtgactttcagtgatatctgtctggtgaaaccacccaatggttgtgtgactttcagtgatgtctgtctggtgaaaccACCCAATGGTTGTATGACTTCTACTAATGTCTGTCTGTTGAAACCACCcaatggttgtgtgactttcagtgatgtctgtgtgtttaaaccacccaatggttgtgtgactttcagtgatgtctgtgtgtttaaaccacccaatggttgtgtgactttcagtgatGTCTGTTGAAACAACCAGGTGGTTGTGGCGTTGTCCTTCTGCTGGAAGTATCCAGTGGTTGTGGGCCACGTCACTGATTCTGCCTGCCTGCAGCGGTcctgcaggagtgtgtgtgtctggcagaGAGGGGACACACTACTGTAAATGtctgacagagaggggatacaccactgtcaatgtgtgacagagaggggacacaccactgtcaatgtgtgacagagaggggacacaccactgtcaatgtctgacagagaggggacacacccATATGATCactgtgatgtttgtttttttatctagaTTGGACAACAGCAACTCTGTTCTAGCTGGCCTCCCTGTTAACAAACTAAATAAATTTCAACACATTCAGAATCAAGCAGCCTGACTCGTACTCCGTAAACCCTCGCATGAGAGTGCAACATTACtgctcagaacacttcactggcttcctgttaaaGCAAGAATTCCATACAAAGTAGTTTGTCCCCGCTTTCAGTGTCCCCATCACAACAGTAAGCCACATtatctttcagatcttctccatctaTACCATCCTTGGTCGCTACACTCATTTGACACCTCCTTGCTGACAGTTCCTTGGTTCTCCCTTGAGATCTTACGCAAAagatttctctctgtccttgctcCCACAGTCTGGAACTCCCTGTATGATGAATAGAAATGAGAGCCTGTTTGTGTTCGGTGATGTGCtgttgggatgggggagggtgtgacTACTTTTGAATATCGTACTTTAAAATGtagggttgtattgtattgtgtgtgactggtgttaaGAGTTGGGGGTGAATTTTCAGTATTGTGATATATAAGGTTTTTGTTCAAGTGATGTGCACAATAAGTCTTATCAGCCACACGAGCAAGGTACTCCTGAAAATCATCTTGAACAGACTGAAAGTTCAAGCTGAAAAAAATCATCTCTgaggaacaagcaggcttccTAACTGGACGCAGCACCACACAACATATTTCCAATCTGAGAATGATATGCGAGAAATATCTTCAACACCAGCAAATAGGTACCATGTCTTCGTAGATTTCAGGGAAGCATTTGACACAGTGTGGCATGAGGCTATGTTGGCGACTATGAGAAAATACATCAGCCCCAACATCATCCCAGTTATCCAACAACTATACGACAGGGCAACTAGTGCAGCCATCCCAAACGGTTCCATCGGAAACTGGTTCAGCACAACAGTCGGAGTCATATTGGGTTGTCTACTATACCATACATTATTCAACATAATCCTAGATGCATTTGAAGACCATGAGGGCACTATCACGATCACATATGAAGGCTCCAAACCGGATGTCATGTCCTGATAGCACAGACTACAGCAGCACTCACTCGACGGAAGCACATTTGGAGAGACTAAAACATCACACTCGGATTTAAAGTGAAACTTTTATAATCATGTGCTCACTTGTTCAATCACTGCTTCTCTGTGCTTGCGAAACATGGGCTCTCAATGCCGGCCTCCGGAACATCCAAGCAATGGAAACGAAATGCTTCCGAAAGCTACTAGGCATATCTCAtacactgagcacgtcacgaACACTGAGGTCCGCCAGAAGATCACCCAAACCACTGGACCCCACGGTGACCGCCTGTCAGGAGCAGGAAGCTTTAAAGACACGACACAAGATCCGACGGGCTTGCAAAAGCCATTCTGCAGGGCAGCGAACCTGGCAGTAGGGAGAGAGGTGGCCAAAAGAATatgtggcaggacaacatcagagaatggacagacaagtgtttcccagattcccagagagctgcgagagacaggagctgatggagagaactggtctggaaatcatctgcggTGAACGACGACCTTCCACTGGGTTGTGAGATAGGTGAAGGAGAAGATATCAGGAGTAGTTTTAAGTACTGTGATAGGGTTTGTAAGTATTGTGATAAATATTGCAGTATTTAGGCATTttcatgtgatgtggtgtgtgtgtgtgtgtgtgtgtgtgtgtgtgtgtgtgtgtgtgtgtgtgtgtgtgtgtgtgtgtgtgtgtgtgtgtgtgtgtgtgtgtgtaaatttgtacttgagtgtttggttgtttAAAATCCATGTTTTAATCGTCGGTGGTTACAATGCATAGCTCAGATGAACATGTTTTACTTGGAAAGGCGCTTTCTAAattaaatcattattatcatatggtGATGATGTATGCCTATTCTCTTATTGTGTTCGTTGCATGTGTATGATTCGTGATAATTGTATGGTGAGCTTACATTATcttagtgtttgagtgtttgtgttcatgttaaAACACTGAAACTGTGATGATTGCTAGTGTACAACTGTGATGATTGCACATGAACTTAGCATTTAAGCATTTTTGTCTTTATGTAATCATACCGAGTGTGAGATTTTCTTGCATTGATTGTGTAGCATGTGATTTTCTTGCGTCGTTTGTGTAGCATAAACCGCATATGAATTTCCGtggttgagataataaagtattctgtatttctgtgtgacatgacgacaaagaagaagagcaggGCAGATGTTTCATTTGTCAGTCTGGTCAACCCTGATTGTGAACTGCCGATGAAGCGTAGCAAAGGAAAACAATTTACTGCTGATTATAATTTATTGTCTGTAATTGGAATGATGTTCCAAACCCACTTTCCTGCCTGAATCATTCAATGCTAAACTGGGGCTCAGTTCTCAGTTTGTCATTCTAACTATTCTTTACCAACTACTGATGTAAAAGGTCTGATAAGTTATCGTCAGTATTGTTTTTAGTGTTGTTAAAAATGGCAAATAAGGTTAACCATACTTGAAGCGTTCATTGCTTTGACACACTGAGTGTGGAGTTCAGTTCACTTtcagttcaatttctcaaggaggcctctctgcgtttggacaaatccacaccgcatctgctaagcaaatgcataaccagcagcataatccgacACGCCCGATTAGGCCTTAGATGCATGCATATCATTTTTTGTataccaatcaaagtggatttcttcttaagactgttgccagaggacaactctgtcattgccatgtgttctttttcagtgcgcaaagtgcgttcTGCACTCAAGACCTTGGttaatcgtacacacacacacacacacacacacacacacacacacacacacacacaaacacacgcacgcacgcacgcacgcacacgcacacacacacacgcgcgcgcgcgcgcgcgcacgcacgcacatacacacacacacacacacacacactctctctctctctctctctctctctctctctctctctctttatggatGCTATTCATACTGTACTATAGCTATGTATGTTATCAGCCTCCTCCGTCCCGCCAGACGTCATTCAGCTAGAGGGCGCTGCAGAACCCGGtgcccttctccctttctctccccaccgcCCGGACACACAGCGACACATGTGTCTCAGAGTGCAGCGGTACCGAGAGCTCTGCTTGACGTAGATGAGGAAGTTAGTGGACGTGTTGATCACCTCCAGCAGGTGACTGAGGGCAATGGAGATCTTGAAGATGTTACACAGATGGCCCGTGATCAGAAAGCCCGGCAcacgactgaacaccaccaaagcccGAGTGACAGTGGGCGTGGTACACgtcacgtacacacaacacaccgtcaTCAACATCCTCGTCACCGTCAATTCCTGCTTCTCCAGTGACGTCACGTTGGACACGGACTGACGACGCCATGCGGAGGTCACTTGCAGTCTgacgatgatggcggtggtgcagacgatgacgacgacgagggaAATGAAAGGGAGGGTGACGAGGAGAACGTGGCTGTACATAATGTCGATGAGGGTTCTGTAGCGGAGGTAGGTGGGGGAGAGGCGGGAGATgaaggtggaggtgttggtgagggGGTTGGTGACGCGCACTGTCTGGTACTTGATGCCCAGGGCAGTGTTGAGCACGGTCAGGATGTAGACAGCCACCACGACAATCACCACCCTCAAAGTCCTGAAatatcaaatcacacacacactgccatcactgtcatggaaagaatcacacacactgtgccatcactgtcatggaaagaatcacacacactgccatcactgtcatggaaagaatcgcacacactgtgtcatcactgtcatggaaagaatcacacacactgtgccatcactgtcatggaaagaatcacacacactgtgccatcactgtcatggaaagaatcacacacactgtgtcatcactgtcatggaaagaatcacacacactgtgtcatcactgtcatggaaagaatcacacacactgtgtcatcactgtcatggaaagaatcacacacactgtgtcatcactgtcatggaaagaatcacacacattgtgtcatcactgtcacggaaagaatcacacactgtgtgatcactgtcatggaaaaaattacacactgtgccatcactgtcatggaaagaatcacacacactgtcatggaaagaatcacacagactgtgccatcactgtcatggaaagaatcacacacactgtgtcatcactgccatggaaagaatcacacacactgtcatggaaagaatcacacacactgtgtcatcactgtcatggaaagaatcacacacactgtgtcatcactgtcatggaaagaatcacacacactgtgtcatcactgtcatggaaagagtcacacacactgtgtcatcactgtcatggaaagaatcacacacactgtgccatcactttcatggaaagaatcacacacactgtgtcatcactgtcatggaaagaatcacacacacactgtgtcatcactgtcatggaaagaatcacacacactgtgtcatcactgtcatggaaagaatcacacacactgtgtcatcagtgtcatggaaagaatcacacacactgtgtcatcactgtcatggaaagaatcacacacactgtgtcatcactgtcatggaaagaatcacacacactgtgtcatcactttcctggaaagaatcacacacactgtgccatcactgtcatggaaagaatcacacacactgtgtcatcactgtcatggaaagaatcacacacactgtgtcatcactgtcatggaaagaatcacacactgtgtcatcactgtcatggaaagaatcacacacacactgtgtcatcactgtcatggaaagaatcacacacactgtgccatcactgtcatggaaagaatcacacgctgtgtcatcactgtcataaaaagaatcacacacactctgccatcactgtcatggaaagaatcacacgcactgccatcactgtcatggaaagaatgacacactgtgtcatcactgtcatggaaagaatcacacacactgccatgattgtcatggaaagaatcacacacaatgtgtgatcactgtcatggaaagaattacatactgtgtgtgtgtgtgtgtgtgtgcgtgaggttggaggagtggggggagtggagtggcACTTACTGTCAGCAGTCAGTATGCTGCTTGTATTGAATAGAAGAGACACCATTGGGAGTTACTACCAAAAAAATTCagcagggtctctctctctgtctctctctctctctctcacacacacacacacacacacacacacacacacacacacacacacagactcactgaccatcagtatcatcataatTGTCATTTATTTTACACACGCTCTTGCTTAATGAAAATATCAGTACACTTCATACTCTCCATGAAcgtaatttacacacacacacacacacgcacagagagagagagagagactcactgacCTTGTCTTGAAGAAGCTGGCGGCCTTGAGAGGAGAGAGGATGCAGAGACATCTCTCCACAGCGATCAGCGCCGTGGTGATGTTGGATATGGCCAGACAGCCCAGCGAGGTGGCCAGCACCAAACTGGGGTGACGTTTCTGCCAGTAGTTTCCTTCCACAGGGTCCAGCAGACTGATGAGAGCGTAGGACTTGCTACACATCAGGAACAGCAGGAAGCCTATGTCTGACACTGCCAGACTGACAGAACAACACGTCATAGCACCGCTTCTGTCGGGACCAAGATacgcaca
This portion of the Babylonia areolata isolate BAREFJ2019XMU chromosome 16, ASM4173473v1, whole genome shotgun sequence genome encodes:
- the LOC143291002 gene encoding uncharacterized protein LOC143291002, translated to MDDMNFSTAIPPHEVLPCNNPRNVVSPYVAEMVDLVVYVGMFPVLVTFGFITNVINMAVFARQGLSDRINLCLFRSGAMTCCSVSLAVSDIGFLLFLMCSKSYALISLLDPVEGNYWQKRHPSLVLATSLGCLAISNITTALIAVERCLCILSPLKAASFFKTRTLRVVIVVVAVYILTVLNTALGIKYQTVRVTNPLTNTSTFISRLSPTYLRYRTLIDIMYSHVLLVTLPFISLVVVIVCTTAIIVRLQVTSAWRRQSVSNVTSLEKQELTVTRMLMTVCCVYVTCTTPTVTRALVVFSRVPGFLITGHLCNIFKISIALSHLLEVINTSTNFLIYVKQSSRYRCTLRHMCRCAVTVGSSGLGDLLADLSVRDVLSTDSTQSYFAGGLCLSDDLHQRRV